One genomic segment of Alphaproteobacteria bacterium HT1-32 includes these proteins:
- a CDS encoding carbamoyl transferase, with product MYILGLQNAADSGVCLMKDGIVLDAVNEERFNRIKLAGGWPERSLAYVLDRHGLTLDDIDCFAYGWHGGTTNNSDYIIRFTDRLLAETAHGHPDAPEIIRQRVFVENDRDAMVRNDFDTKMTELGISPDRIVYLDHHMTHAWSAYAFSPYEESFVFTLDGRGDRKSGSVSFADPKNGVQEHDYLISAFDGLGFLYGQVTHQLGYTPHRHEGKVTGLAAHGDPNKTLPLFNRLISFEDDSIRARIGLYKPFYTNLQPELKAAFDAHTREDLAAGVQKHCENLIARWVETWMKKIDRPDVRNVCLAGGIFGNVRINQIVGDLPGVDNVYIFPHMGDGGLPMGAVAYANFLKTGHAKHDMPTAYLGPEYSNAEIEKVLSRYQGRIDVELMNDKVARIADDLRNDRVVGYFDNRMEYGPRALGARSMMYHARDNSVNEWLNKRLSRTEFMPFAPVTPQEYAAESYIGWREQDVCAHFMTKTYDCTDAFKKDHPAVAHVDGTARPQIVTREMNGDYYSIVKAYCDATGDRAVINTSFNRHEEPIVCSPEDAVESLLQNTSDVLSVGDYRITLPG from the coding sequence ATGTATATTCTCGGACTGCAGAACGCTGCGGATTCCGGTGTCTGTCTCATGAAAGATGGCATCGTTCTGGATGCTGTGAATGAAGAACGGTTCAATCGGATTAAGCTGGCAGGTGGCTGGCCGGAAAGAAGTCTCGCCTATGTGCTCGACCGGCATGGCCTGACGCTCGATGATATCGACTGCTTTGCCTATGGCTGGCATGGCGGCACGACAAACAATTCCGATTACATCATCAGGTTTACGGACCGGCTTCTGGCGGAAACCGCTCACGGACATCCGGATGCACCGGAAATCATCCGTCAGCGTGTGTTTGTCGAGAACGACCGTGATGCCATGGTCCGAAATGATTTTGATACGAAGATGACCGAGCTTGGTATCAGTCCGGACCGTATCGTTTATCTTGACCATCACATGACGCACGCCTGGTCGGCTTATGCTTTCTCTCCTTATGAAGAGAGTTTCGTGTTTACCCTTGATGGTCGCGGTGACCGGAAGTCCGGGTCTGTATCCTTTGCTGACCCGAAGAACGGGGTGCAGGAACATGATTATCTGATTTCGGCTTTCGACGGTCTTGGGTTCCTGTATGGCCAGGTTACCCATCAGCTTGGCTATACGCCGCACCGGCATGAAGGCAAGGTGACGGGGCTCGCGGCGCATGGTGATCCGAACAAAACCCTGCCGCTGTTCAACAGGCTGATCAGTTTTGAAGATGATTCGATCCGTGCCCGGATTGGTCTCTACAAGCCGTTTTATACGAATCTGCAACCTGAACTGAAGGCTGCCTTTGATGCCCATACACGGGAAGACCTGGCCGCTGGTGTGCAGAAGCACTGTGAAAACCTGATCGCCCGCTGGGTTGAAACCTGGATGAAGAAGATCGACCGCCCGGATGTTCGTAATGTCTGCCTGGCAGGTGGCATCTTCGGCAATGTGCGGATCAATCAGATCGTTGGCGATCTGCCCGGCGTCGACAATGTCTATATCTTCCCGCATATGGGTGACGGTGGTCTGCCGATGGGTGCCGTGGCTTATGCCAACTTCCTGAAAACCGGCCATGCAAAGCATGATATGCCAACCGCCTACCTCGGGCCGGAATACAGCAATGCTGAGATCGAGAAAGTTTTGTCGCGTTATCAGGGCCGGATCGATGTGGAACTGATGAACGACAAGGTTGCCCGAATTGCTGATGATCTGCGCAATGACCGTGTCGTCGGATATTTTGACAATCGCATGGAATATGGTCCGCGTGCCCTTGGTGCCCGGTCAATGATGTATCATGCCCGTGATAACTCGGTGAATGAATGGCTGAACAAACGGCTTTCCCGAACCGAGTTCATGCCGTTCGCACCGGTCACACCGCAGGAATATGCCGCCGAGAGTTACATCGGCTGGCGTGAACAGGATGTCTGCGCGCATTTCATGACGAAGACCTATGACTGTACGGATGCTTTCAAGAAAGATCATCCGGCGGTTGCCCATGTTGACGGCACCGCCCGGCCGCAAATCGTCACCCGGGAGATGAATGGTGACTATTATTCCATCGTCAAAGCCTACTGTGACGCGACGGGTGACCGTGCCGTGATCAATACCAGTTTCAACCGGCATGAAGAGCCTATCGTCTGCTCGCCGGAAGATGCTGTCGAAAGCCTGCTGCAGAACACATCGGATGTTCTGTCGGTCGGTGATTACCGGATAACCCTGCCAGGATGA
- a CDS encoding GNAT family N-acetyltransferase, whose protein sequence is MILLLSDGDISLQRFQPEDVSERYVGWLNDPDVMGQTESRNGGHTLESSRAYVAASLADDRCRLWRIMHEQAGHVGNMRLSDIISFHRRADTAVIVGERTLWGANIASRAIRLAAKYAFDELGMLKLTAGMLATNTASIRAFEKAGYTVEARRPLHYRYGDIWVDGVFMGRLSETAFDHA, encoded by the coding sequence CTGATCTTGTTGCTCTCTGACGGTGATATTTCCCTCCAGCGGTTTCAGCCGGAAGACGTATCTGAAAGATATGTCGGCTGGCTGAATGATCCTGATGTTATGGGGCAGACTGAATCCCGGAACGGAGGTCATACGCTGGAATCGTCGCGGGCCTATGTTGCGGCATCCCTGGCCGATGACCGCTGCCGGCTCTGGCGCATCATGCATGAACAGGCGGGGCATGTCGGCAATATGCGGTTGTCTGATATCATTTCCTTTCATCGTCGTGCAGATACGGCAGTGATCGTCGGAGAGCGGACATTGTGGGGGGCTAATATTGCATCTCGGGCGATCCGGCTTGCTGCGAAATATGCCTTTGATGAACTGGGTATGCTGAAGCTTACGGCAGGTATGCTGGCAACCAATACTGCCTCAATCCGGGCTTTCGAAAAGGCCGGTTACACCGTCGAGGCCCGGCGGCCCTTACACTACCGCTATGGTGATATCTGGGTCGACGGAGTATTCATGGGACGCCTGTCGGAGACTGCATTTGACCATGCCTGA
- the pseG gene encoding UDP-2,4-diacetamido-2,4,6-trideoxy-beta-L-altropyranose hydrolase yields the protein MVISGSTEYSWDACRRLHLTMPEAVFRVDASQEIGAGHTMRCLTLADALVQAGWKCSFAVGPQTLAIVSDLKKAPHEVIELSGDRIQPMHERWPDGVDLLVIDHYDLGAAYEVGCRPWARRIFVIDDLARRIHDCDLLLDQNLGRDENSYAGLVSPDSPVLIGPEYSLLRPQFPEIRDSAVQRRETLGRTRRVMISLGATDPHQMTIPIVERVALNAPDIEMDIVIASAARHIDKVQALAKRLGEQVRIHMDVSDMARLMHNVDLSIGSPGTTSWERCCLGLPTLLLVTADNQRSNVPSLEAAGAAIVIGDWLQPDWDRFDDALAVLAANPERLRAMARRSFSVCDGKGTERVISAINGITR from the coding sequence ATGGTGATATCTGGGTCGACGGAGTATTCATGGGACGCCTGTCGGAGACTGCATTTGACCATGCCTGAAGCTGTTTTTCGTGTCGACGCCTCACAGGAAATCGGGGCAGGGCATACCATGCGCTGTCTGACGCTGGCTGATGCGCTGGTTCAGGCGGGGTGGAAATGTTCCTTCGCAGTCGGGCCGCAGACGCTGGCAATTGTTTCTGATCTGAAGAAGGCCCCGCATGAAGTGATCGAACTCAGCGGGGACCGCATCCAGCCGATGCATGAACGCTGGCCGGACGGTGTCGATCTGCTGGTGATCGACCATTATGATCTTGGTGCCGCCTATGAAGTTGGCTGCCGCCCCTGGGCACGCCGGATTTTCGTGATCGATGACCTTGCCCGACGGATCCATGATTGTGATCTTCTGCTCGACCAGAATCTCGGTCGCGACGAAAACAGCTATGCCGGACTGGTCAGTCCGGACAGTCCGGTGCTGATCGGGCCGGAATACAGTCTGCTGCGCCCGCAGTTCCCGGAAATCCGGGACAGTGCCGTGCAGCGTCGTGAAACCCTTGGCCGTACCCGCCGGGTGATGATCAGCCTTGGGGCAACAGATCCGCATCAGATGACGATCCCCATCGTCGAACGCGTAGCCCTTAATGCACCGGATATCGAGATGGATATCGTGATCGCTTCGGCAGCCCGGCATATCGACAAGGTGCAGGCTCTGGCAAAGCGTCTGGGAGAGCAGGTCCGCATTCATATGGATGTCAGCGACATGGCCCGTCTGATGCACAATGTCGATCTGTCTATTGGCAGTCCGGGAACGACCTCCTGGGAACGTTGTTGCCTCGGGTTGCCGACGCTGCTACTTGTCACCGCCGATAATCAGCGGAGCAATGTGCCTTCGCTTGAAGCGGCTGGCGCTGCTATTGTCATCGGTGACTGGCTGCAGCCCGACTGGGACCGGTTCGATGATGCGCTTGCGGTACTGGCCGCCAACCCCGAGCGTCTGCGTGCAATGGCCCGGCGGTCCTTCAGTGTTTGTGATGGTAAAGGGACAGAGCGCGTTATTTCAGCCATTAACGGGATCACCCGCTAG
- a CDS encoding NTP transferase domain-containing protein: protein MKIVGILLARMGSSRRPGKSLADVSGAPLITRILQRMLAFDRFDEVVLASPDTEQDQPLLAAGKAAGAIPFAGSEEDVLDRLYQAAKARGADIIVHIGGDCPFCDHELMGRALDMLLEGEAEFVSNLHPMTYPAGLDVDAMTIGALERCWERATLKTTRIHCLSYIHQNPEQFRTLNFEHPENLGHLRWTLDYPEDLELVRRVFEALGPQGQYFGMQQILDFLAANPDVAGLNTHLSDFVPDQPAHWDSEGYLSDLRDDIANLISAAGLLDGDRNYGAAAATYAQARDMIGELVDRAETFARRNGGPDTTTE from the coding sequence ATGAAGATTGTCGGTATCCTTCTGGCCCGTATGGGCTCCTCCCGGCGGCCCGGCAAGTCCCTGGCCGATGTATCGGGTGCGCCTCTGATTACCCGGATTTTACAGCGGATGCTGGCTTTTGACCGCTTCGACGAAGTGGTCCTGGCCAGCCCGGATACGGAACAGGACCAACCGCTGCTGGCGGCGGGCAAGGCGGCGGGTGCGATTCCGTTTGCGGGATCAGAGGAAGATGTTCTGGACCGGCTGTATCAGGCGGCAAAGGCGCGTGGTGCAGATATTATCGTGCATATCGGCGGTGATTGTCCGTTTTGCGATCATGAACTGATGGGCCGGGCGCTGGATATGCTGCTGGAAGGTGAGGCGGAATTCGTCTCAAACCTGCATCCGATGACCTATCCGGCGGGGCTTGATGTTGATGCCATGACCATCGGTGCGCTGGAGCGCTGCTGGGAGCGGGCGACGCTGAAGACGACGCGCATTCATTGCCTGTCCTATATTCATCAGAACCCGGAACAGTTCCGGACCCTGAATTTTGAACATCCAGAGAATCTCGGTCATCTGCGCTGGACGCTGGATTACCCGGAAGATCTTGAACTGGTCCGGCGTGTGTTTGAGGCGCTGGGTCCGCAGGGTCAGTATTTCGGAATGCAGCAGATCCTCGATTTTCTCGCGGCAAACCCGGATGTGGCCGGCTTGAATACCCATCTCAGTGATTTTGTGCCGGACCAGCCGGCCCACTGGGACAGTGAAGGATATCTGTCGGACTTGCGCGATGACATCGCCAACCTGATATCCGCAGCCGGGTTGCTGGACGGGGACCGTAATTATGGTGCTGCCGCTGCCACTTATGCCCAGGCGCGGGATATGATCGGGGAATTGGTCGACCGCGCTGAAACTTTTGCCCGCCGGAATGGCGGGCCTGATACGACAACGGAGTGA
- the hisH gene encoding imidazole glycerol phosphate synthase subunit HisH, translated as MTLSVVDYGAGNILSVMNAFEVIGEEPVLASTPEALMAADRLVLPGVGAAAAVLEKLRQNGMDQALREAVVDHGRPLLGICVGMQVLATTMLEFGETAGLGWMAGETRDIRELGAPRAPHMGWNQAECGETETPFHRQLHNRSFYFCHSFAVTGVPEKLVVATTSYGSSLTAAVGFGTVLATQFHPEKSQLDGQRLLEAFVDWTP; from the coding sequence ATGACCCTCAGCGTTGTTGATTACGGTGCCGGGAACATTCTTTCGGTGATGAATGCGTTCGAAGTGATCGGCGAAGAGCCCGTGCTTGCCTCGACACCGGAAGCCCTGATGGCTGCTGACCGGCTGGTTCTGCCGGGTGTTGGCGCGGCCGCTGCGGTGCTGGAAAAACTGCGTCAGAACGGCATGGACCAGGCACTGCGGGAGGCGGTTGTCGACCATGGCCGGCCGCTGCTCGGTATCTGCGTCGGCATGCAGGTGCTGGCCACGACAATGCTGGAATTCGGTGAGACGGCGGGGCTTGGCTGGATGGCCGGGGAAACCCGGGATATCCGCGAACTGGGGGCACCCCGTGCGCCGCATATGGGCTGGAATCAGGCGGAGTGCGGTGAAACAGAGACCCCGTTCCACCGGCAACTGCATAACCGCAGTTTCTATTTCTGTCATTCCTTTGCGGTGACCGGTGTGCCGGAAAAGCTTGTGGTCGCAACCACGTCTTATGGCAGTTCCCTGACGGCAGCCGTTGGCTTCGGTACGGTGCTGGCAACCCAGTTCCATCCCGAGAAAAGCCAGCTTGATGGTCAGCGATTGCTTGAAGCTTTCGTTGACTGGACACCCTGA
- the hisF gene encoding imidazole glycerol phosphate synthase subunit HisF, which produces MLQNRIIPSLLLSGGRLVKGTAFANHRDAGNPPTTLRAYAAQKADEALLIDIDATREGRGPDIAAVRLAARECSMPLTIGGGITSVERAKACLDNGADKICLNAAARNRPALISDCAQVFGSQAVVVAVDVTTSGPAPALYDYRAGTADLSVDWLDWIEQVERLGAGEIRLMDVSREGRRPGYNTDLLTQARGRTRLPVILEGGAGKLDDLDAAMAGGADALALGTMLVFSDNNIIQVKRFLKNAGHPIRL; this is translated from the coding sequence ATGTTGCAGAACAGGATTATCCCGAGCCTGCTGCTCAGCGGCGGCAGACTGGTCAAGGGGACGGCCTTTGCGAATCATCGCGATGCCGGAAATCCGCCAACCACGTTGCGGGCCTATGCGGCACAGAAGGCGGATGAGGCGCTGCTGATCGATATCGATGCGACCCGTGAAGGCCGCGGCCCGGATATTGCGGCGGTGCGACTGGCGGCGCGGGAATGTTCCATGCCGCTGACCATTGGTGGCGGTATTACATCGGTGGAACGGGCAAAAGCCTGTCTTGATAACGGGGCTGACAAGATCTGCCTGAACGCGGCAGCCAGAAACCGTCCTGCTCTGATCAGCGACTGTGCGCAGGTCTTTGGCAGTCAGGCGGTTGTTGTCGCTGTCGATGTCACGACCAGCGGCCCGGCACCGGCCTTGTATGATTACCGGGCCGGGACGGCTGACCTGTCTGTGGACTGGCTGGACTGGATTGAGCAGGTGGAGAGACTTGGTGCCGGTGAAATCCGGCTGATGGATGTCAGCCGGGAAGGGCGTCGTCCGGGATACAATACCGACCTTCTGACACAGGCACGCGGGCGAACCCGTCTGCCGGTCATTCTTGAAGGCGGTGCCGGAAAGCTCGACGATCTTGACGCAGCGATGGCCGGGGGCGCAGATGCGCTTGCGCTTGGTACAATGCTGGTATTTTCCGACAACAATATTATTCAGGTGAAACGATTCCTCAAAAATGCCGGTCATCCGATCAGGCTTTGA
- a CDS encoding N-acetyl sugar amidotransferase: MHTCSKCVMPETSESLTFDNEGVCSVCRQIEFKQTGIDWDAKRAELNEIVDPVRGKYDYDCIVPFSGGKDSTFTLLYLVKDMGLKPLVVRFDHGFMRPTLQDNAHKTFRTLGVDVQHFTPNWQVVRKLMLEALRRRGDFCWHCHTGIFSYPMWVALEKKVPLVIWGEPSAEYSSFYSYDEDEEVDERRFNSFVNLGINAEDMLGMLDDSISDYPVTERDMKPYRYPPAADLRKMRLRSICLGSYIPWDVKAQVKRVKDELGWVGDQVEGVPPEYDYEKIECFMQGVRDWTKYLKRGFARTTHLTSIDIRNGRKTREESIELVKDYDGRRPPSLDLFLRYLDITEEQYMEIVSQHAVAPHVMPTLDEVRAAGMQPKLHDYDKWSRVVGDMSKDEQAS, translated from the coding sequence ATGCACACCTGCAGCAAATGTGTGATGCCGGAAACCAGTGAATCCCTGACCTTCGACAATGAGGGTGTTTGCTCTGTCTGTCGTCAGATTGAATTCAAGCAGACCGGTATCGACTGGGATGCCAAGCGGGCGGAACTGAACGAGATCGTCGATCCGGTCCGTGGCAAATACGACTATGACTGCATCGTGCCGTTTTCCGGTGGCAAGGATTCCACCTTTACCCTGCTGTATCTGGTCAAGGATATGGGGCTGAAGCCGCTGGTGGTGCGGTTTGATCATGGTTTCATGCGCCCGACCCTGCAGGATAATGCCCACAAGACATTCCGGACACTGGGTGTCGATGTGCAGCATTTCACCCCGAACTGGCAGGTTGTCCGCAAGCTGATGCTGGAGGCGCTGCGTCGCCGGGGCGATTTCTGCTGGCATTGCCATACCGGCATTTTCAGCTACCCGATGTGGGTGGCGCTGGAGAAGAAAGTGCCGCTGGTGATCTGGGGTGAACCCTCGGCTGAATATTCCTCATTCTATTCCTACGATGAGGACGAGGAGGTTGATGAGCGTCGCTTCAATTCCTTCGTCAATCTTGGCATCAATGCCGAGGATATGCTGGGTATGCTGGATGACAGCATCTCCGACTATCCTGTAACCGAACGCGACATGAAGCCTTATCGCTATCCGCCGGCGGCAGATCTGCGGAAGATGCGCCTGCGGTCGATCTGTCTCGGCTCCTACATTCCCTGGGATGTGAAGGCGCAGGTCAAACGGGTGAAGGATGAACTTGGCTGGGTCGGTGATCAGGTTGAGGGTGTGCCGCCGGAATATGACTATGAGAAAATCGAATGCTTCATGCAGGGTGTCCGCGACTGGACCAAGTATCTGAAGCGCGGTTTTGCCCGGACCACGCATCTGACCTCCATCGATATCCGCAACGGCCGCAAGACCCGCGAGGAATCGATCGAACTGGTGAAGGATTATGATGGCCGCCGCCCGCCGTCGCTGGATCTGTTCCTGCGCTATCTCGATATCACCGAGGAGCAGTATATGGAGATCGTCTCGCAGCATGCGGTCGCCCCGCACGTGATGCCGACGCTGGACGAGGTGCGGGCTGCCGGGATGCAGCCGAAACTGCATGATTATGATAAATGGAGCCGGGTGGTCGGCGATATGTCGAAAGACGAACAGGCTTCCTGA
- a CDS encoding aminotransferase class III-fold pyridoxal phosphate-dependent enzyme yields MPVIRSGFERLRSRKMKKVAIIQARMGSSRLPGKVLKKLGNRPVLQWVVDRSRLIPGIDTVAVATSESTSDDAIQAWCEDYGVACHRGSEDDVLARFETAAKAEGADIVMRVTADCPFIDPQISGAVLSRLIRADADYVANNLPAVWPDGLDCEVFKASALYAAARDAVRKLEREHVTPFIKHNRDRFKVLSIGSLAPGLAKERWTVDDPQDLEFLQEIVKRLPSEGEPSWMDILAVLDAAPELRKINSATIRNEGLATSVKAEPIPETRNYDRSNAYLPRAEKVVPLAAQTFSKSRIQLPQGKTPLFLTHGEAGRVWDIDGNEYVDLINGLLANLLGYNDPDVNDAIEAQLREGISYSLATKLETELAERLCNMIPSAEQVRYGKNGSDANTGLVRIARYVTGRDHIIGCGYHGWQDWYIGGTPRNGGIPKAVRELIHLAPYNDIDAMDKMFREHKDDVACVIMEPMNAVWPKEGYLEEVKELAHKHGALLIFDEIITGFRFSNGGAQELFGVTPDLSSFGKGMANGLPISAAVGRADLMKEMEEIFFSSTFGGEALSLAAAIAVVDKLEREPVVETINKRGTAMAEGARAAIAEFGLSDIMALNGHPSWMILAVNDHPTARKEAIKTRFLREIIRSGVLLAAAHDISYAHSETDVAQVVAGYREACRITAEELNSGKLEERLDVPVIEPVFKVR; encoded by the coding sequence ATGCCGGTCATCCGATCAGGCTTTGAGCGACTACGGAGCAGGAAGATGAAGAAGGTAGCGATTATTCAGGCCCGCATGGGATCCTCCCGACTGCCGGGTAAAGTGTTGAAAAAACTTGGCAACCGGCCGGTGTTACAATGGGTCGTTGACCGCTCACGGCTGATTCCCGGCATCGATACTGTTGCCGTCGCAACATCGGAATCGACCAGTGATGATGCCATTCAGGCCTGGTGTGAGGATTACGGAGTTGCCTGCCATCGCGGGTCGGAAGACGATGTTCTCGCCCGTTTCGAGACAGCTGCCAAAGCGGAAGGTGCTGATATCGTGATGCGGGTGACGGCAGACTGTCCTTTTATTGATCCTCAGATCTCCGGCGCTGTTCTCTCCCGGCTGATCCGGGCCGATGCCGACTATGTTGCCAACAATCTGCCGGCCGTCTGGCCGGATGGTCTGGATTGCGAGGTTTTCAAGGCGTCGGCACTTTACGCCGCTGCCCGTGACGCTGTCCGTAAACTGGAACGTGAGCATGTAACCCCGTTCATCAAGCATAACCGCGACCGTTTCAAAGTACTGTCGATCGGAAGTCTTGCGCCGGGACTGGCAAAAGAACGCTGGACCGTCGATGATCCGCAGGATCTGGAATTTTTGCAGGAAATCGTCAAACGCCTGCCCTCAGAGGGCGAGCCGAGCTGGATGGATATTCTGGCGGTTCTGGATGCTGCGCCGGAGTTGCGCAAGATCAACAGTGCGACGATTCGCAATGAAGGTCTGGCAACATCCGTGAAGGCCGAACCGATTCCGGAGACCAGAAACTACGACCGGTCCAATGCCTACCTGCCACGGGCTGAGAAAGTGGTGCCGCTGGCAGCACAGACCTTCTCGAAAAGCCGTATTCAGTTGCCGCAGGGCAAGACGCCGCTGTTTCTCACCCACGGTGAGGCGGGGCGTGTCTGGGATATTGACGGCAATGAATATGTCGATCTGATCAATGGTCTGCTGGCAAATCTGCTGGGTTATAATGACCCGGACGTTAACGACGCAATCGAAGCCCAGCTGCGCGAAGGTATCAGTTACAGTCTGGCAACCAAGCTGGAAACCGAGCTGGCGGAACGGCTGTGTAATATGATCCCGTCTGCCGAGCAGGTGCGTTATGGCAAGAACGGATCGGATGCGAATACGGGTCTGGTGCGTATTGCCCGCTATGTAACGGGCCGCGATCATATCATCGGCTGCGGTTATCATGGCTGGCAGGACTGGTATATCGGTGGCACGCCGCGCAATGGCGGCATTCCGAAAGCTGTCCGCGAACTTATTCATCTCGCGCCCTATAACGATATCGACGCAATGGACAAAATGTTCCGTGAGCATAAGGACGATGTTGCCTGTGTGATCATGGAGCCGATGAACGCGGTCTGGCCGAAAGAGGGCTATCTGGAAGAAGTGAAGGAACTGGCGCACAAGCATGGTGCCCTGCTGATTTTTGATGAAATCATTACCGGCTTCCGTTTCTCGAATGGCGGTGCGCAGGAACTGTTCGGTGTCACACCGGATCTTTCCAGTTTCGGCAAAGGTATGGCGAATGGTCTGCCGATTTCTGCCGCAGTCGGGCGTGCCGACCTGATGAAGGAGATGGAGGAAATCTTCTTCTCCTCCACATTTGGTGGCGAGGCTCTGTCACTGGCAGCAGCCATTGCGGTTGTCGACAAGCTGGAACGTGAACCGGTGGTTGAGACCATCAACAAGCGAGGCACCGCGATGGCTGAAGGTGCCCGCGCCGCCATTGCCGAATTCGGTCTTAGTGACATCATGGCGCTGAACGGTCATCCGAGCTGGATGATTCTGGCGGTCAATGATCATCCGACAGCCCGCAAGGAAGCAATCAAGACCCGGTTCCTGCGCGAGATCATTCGTTCCGGTGTTCTGCTGGCTGCGGCGCATGATATTTCCTATGCGCATAGTGAGACAGATGTGGCACAGGTGGTCGCCGGCTATCGTGAAGCCTGCCGCATTACAGCAGAAGAGCTGAACAGTGGTAAGCTGGAAGAACGGCTGGACGTGCCGGTTATTGAACCGGTCTTCAAGGTTCGCTGA